One segment of Chryseobacterium turcicum DNA contains the following:
- a CDS encoding GLPGLI family protein, translating to MKITFQKTTLLFALFISFLAFSQTNRFIYEFKYKKDSLATTYDEGNMVLDITGKKVQFYDFNAIKTDSTNRNSAGYTTYSFPFAKLQRNISSGDNINYNLVAESYFAYNSSDKFNWIISKDTKTKNKWKLQKATTQFGGRTWEAWFTTDLPFSEGPYKFNGLPGLIVELKDSKNNFIFDLVKVENPQDANPKLVETVFKSKPIIITFEKYNILLINYYNDPFSRFRSMKPGTWSIGRADETFIEDLEGLNKITKEEQEEIRKNNNPIELDKAIKYSKK from the coding sequence ATGAAGATTACATTTCAAAAAACCACATTGCTATTCGCCTTATTCATTTCATTTTTAGCTTTTTCGCAAACCAATCGATTTATTTACGAATTCAAGTATAAAAAAGATTCTCTTGCTACTACATATGACGAGGGAAATATGGTTTTGGATATCACCGGCAAAAAAGTTCAGTTTTATGATTTCAATGCCATCAAGACCGATTCGACGAATAGAAATTCGGCAGGTTATACGACCTACAGTTTTCCTTTTGCAAAACTGCAGCGAAATATTTCTTCCGGAGATAATATCAACTACAACTTGGTGGCAGAATCTTATTTTGCCTATAACTCTTCCGACAAATTCAACTGGATTATTTCCAAAGACACCAAAACAAAAAATAAATGGAAACTTCAAAAAGCCACCACTCAATTTGGAGGAAGAACTTGGGAAGCTTGGTTTACAACAGATTTGCCATTTTCAGAAGGCCCTTATAAATTCAACGGCTTACCGGGTTTAATTGTAGAATTAAAAGACTCTAAAAACAATTTTATTTTTGATTTAGTTAAAGTTGAAAATCCTCAAGATGCAAACCCAAAATTAGTGGAAACCGTATTTAAATCTAAACCGATTATCATCACATTTGAAAAATACAATATTCTGCTCATCAATTATTATAACGACCCGTTTTCAAGATTCCGATCGATGAAACCCGGAACGTGGTCTATCGGAAGAGCAGACGAAACTTTTATAGAAGATTTGGAAGGTTTAAATAAAATCACCAAAGAAGAGCAGGAAGAAATTAGAAAAAATAACAATCCTATTGAATTGGATAAAGCGATAAAATATTCTAAAAAATAA